The Pseudomonadota bacterium nucleotide sequence CCTTCGACGACTTCACGCTGGTGCCGCGCTACCTGGTGAACGTGGAGCAGATCGACACGCGTCGCCGTGTGCTCGGCGCTGACCTCGCCCTGCCCCTGGTGCTCGCGCCCACCGGCATGTCCTGCCTGTTCCATCACGAGGGCGAGCTGGCGGTGGCCCGTGCGGCCGCGCGCGCCGGCGTGTACTACTCGCTCTCCACCGTGGCCACAAAATCGATCGAGGACGTCGCGGCGGTCAACGACGGGCCGAAGATGTACCAGCTGTACATCCTGCGCGACCGCGGCCTCAACCGTGAGTTCATGACCCGCGCCCGCGAGGCGGGCTACACGGCCCTGTGCCTCACGGTGGACGTGCCTGTGGCCGGTAACCGCGAGCGCGATCTGCGCACGGGCATGGCGTTGCCGCCGAGCCTCGGGCTGAAAGGCATCTTCGATATCCTCACCTCGCCTTCCTGGCTCTGGGGCTTTCTGCGCTCCCCGGGCTTCGAACTCGCCAACGTGGCCCATCGCGCCGAGTTCAAGGAGCAGCAAGGCTCCTCGGTCGCCCAGTACATCAACGATCAGTTCGACCCCACGGTTACCTGGGAAGACGCTGAACAGATGATCGCCGAGTGGGGCGGTCCCTTCGCCATCAAGGGCATCCTGAGCGCGGACGATGCGAAACGTGCGGCGCAGATCGGTGCCAGCGCGGTGATCGTCTCCAACCACGGGGGACGCCAGCTGGACGGTGCCCCCGGCGCCCTGGATTGCCTGCGGGAGGTGGTCGATGCCGTGGGCGATCAGGTGGAGGTCATCCTGGACGGCGGCATCCGCCGTGGCACCCACATGCTCAAAGCCCTGGCCTGCGGCGCGACGGCGTGCATGGCAGGGCGTGCCTATCTGTACGGGCTTGCCGCTGGCGGCGAAGCGGGTGTGACCCGCGCGTTGGACCTGA carries:
- a CDS encoding alpha-hydroxy acid oxidase; the protein is MSIQRCHNIADLRRRAQRRIPAPMFHYIDGGADDEGTMRRNTEAFDDFTLVPRYLVNVEQIDTRRRVLGADLALPLVLAPTGMSCLFHHEGELAVARAAARAGVYYSLSTVATKSIEDVAAVNDGPKMYQLYILRDRGLNREFMTRAREAGYTALCLTVDVPVAGNRERDLRTGMALPPSLGLKGIFDILTSPSWLWGFLRSPGFELANVAHRAEFKEQQGSSVAQYINDQFDPTVTWEDAEQMIAEWGGPFAIKGILSADDAKRAAQIGASAVIVSNHGGRQLDGAPGALDCLREVVDAVGDQVEVILDGGIRRGTHMLKALACGATACMAGRAYLYGLAAGGEAGVTRALDLMAAELQRDMALLGACTLDDVDASCLRRSVC